CCACGTTGAGCACGGAAACAGACAACAAGGTAGAACGAATACCATGGCCTGCCACATCTAGTAAGTAAATGGCGAGATGATCCGAGTCCAGCCAATAGTAATCAAAAACATCTCCCCCCAATTGATTGGACGGGATAAACTGATGCTGAATCGAAACAGGACCTGTCATCGGTGGGGGAATTAAAGAACGGACATAGCCTGCCGCCTGATCCAGCTCAGATTGCAATTTCGCATGCTGATGTTGGACTTCTTCCTCCGCTCGTTTACGCATAATAAACTCACCAAGCTGGGTACCAATAGACCCCATAATCTTTAAAAGGCTAGCGTCCATCGCTTGATGTTCACGCTTGCTAAAAACCATTACCCCCAAGCGGTTATAGCCTTCTAAGATCGGAAAGCTAAAGGCGGTTTGCATACCGGCCTGAGGAAACGAATTGGCATGAATATCTTGAATGGCATTATCCGTTAGCCATAGGGGACCATCATGGGTCCAGATGCGTTGAATCAGTCCTGAAGCCAGGGCAAAATTAGCAGAACTCGATACAATCTGGAAAGAATCCATCTTTTCTTCTAGCTCAAACCAACTTTCCACACATTTCAAGGTGTTGTTTGTCTCATCCATCAACCACAGCTCACCGTATTCCCATCCCAAACTTTTGCTAATTGCTTGCAATAGATTGGGGATAGCCTCGCTTAAGGTTGCCACTTCAGCCAACACCCGGGTAGTGGCCCGCTCAACGGACAACCGTTGATCTTGATATTTGCGTTCGGTTACGTCCGCCAGAGAACCAGAAATTCCAACGATTTTGCCATCTGGACCAGGAATGGCACAAGCATAAACTTCCATCCAGCCAAAGCTACCTGCTTGTCGAAGAAAGCGTACATCAAAACGACATTCTGATTGTTGTCTATGAAACAGTTGATCAATGTACTGATTGAACTGTTGTCGATCACCCGGATGAACATATCCTGCCAATCGATGGTTAATGGCCTCTTCCCTTACAAAGCCCGTTAATTCAGACCACACTGGATTGAGAAAAGCTAAATTCCCTTCTTGGTTGATTTGGAATATCACTTCTTTTAAGTGATCTACCACCGATCGATAGCGGGCTTCACTGTCTCGCACCGCTTGCTCAGCCCAACTGGCTTCTAATAAATGACGTAATCGGCGTCGCAGGATAGGGGGATGGATCGGTTTTGTCACATAATCCATTGCCCCGGCGGCAAAGGCTTTATCTACTGAGGCTTGATCATCCAGACCTGCAATCATCAGGATCGGGGTGGACGGTCCTAAGGGCAGCTTTTGCAACTCAGCACAGCAGGTAAATCCGTCCATGACGGGCATTTTGGCATCCAACAATACCATATCTGGCTTGCGGGTGAGATAAGCATTCAGGCACTGCTGACCATTTTCAACATCAACTACCTCACACCCATCTTGCTCCAAAATCAGGCGAAGAATAATTCGAGTTGATCGATCGTCATCGACAACTAAAATAAGCGGGGTACGATTTTCCAAGGTCTGACTCATCTCACCAAAACTAGAGAATGGGGAAGAACAATTGATCGGGGTAAATCCTGGCTTTTGATTCTGTATTGCCAGATTTTCGGGAGCTTAATTAGCCACCAATATCCAAATATTTATCTCCTAGTAAGCCCATCTACCCGTCAAAACATTACATCTCTATCAGGATCGATAAAACCACCCTAATCATGATTGTTTATCCCTAGAATTCAGAAGGCTAAGATAGCTGGCAGAACCCTGAGTAGATCTCATGTAACGACCGATAACTCTGGCTAATTTGTTCGGTCTAGGAGTGATCAGGGCATGCTAATGATGCAGTAATAGAGAAGCTTTCTCTCACCGAAGAAACTCTTTCTAGAAATCAACATCTATTTCAGAAAATATTTACATCAATAACTATTAGAAAAAGAATATTTTTTAGTAGTCCACTAACATCTATCAAGCAAAAAAATGCAGCCGCTGAATTCATCAAAGTTTAGCCTGATTGATGGTCTGAAACAATGTTTAACTCCCCTTCGTTCTCCACTGGGTCGTCAGATTGGCATGATGGGGGTTGGAAGCTGCCTCATTGCCGAGGTCGTTATTTTAGTACCGTCCTATTTCAGGATTCGAGACGCAAAACTGGGGCAACTGGAAGCTGAAAGTCTAACCGCCATCACCCCGTTAGTTGGTTTTGCTAACAATAATTCTTCTATAGACCAGCTGATGAATACTGCTGAGACCCTTATGCAGGGGTCGAAAGTTAAGGGTGGCACCCTGTTTCAGAACGGGAGTAAAAAGGTTTCATTTGGCACTCCTCCTACAGCGTCAGATTTTTCTAATCTTGATATAACGAGGGTTTGGAATAACACGTCATCGACTTACGATATTACTTGGCCACGGCAAAAGAACACAGGGTATCAATTGTCTTTAAGGCTGGACGGTCAGAAGATCCAGTCGGCAGCCCTAACCAATACCCTCCAGTTAGGCGGCTTAATCCTACTGATTTGGATGACGTTTACAGTCATTACCCTGCGGGCTGTGAGTCGCACAGTTATCCGTCCCCTCAATCAGCTTTTAGATGAGTTACGGAAAGCTGAGGTTGCCATGTCCGGCGATCCCAGCCAGGTGGAGTTGAGTAATCATGATTGCGATCGCAACCATGAATTAGCTGAAGTCATCAATACATTTAATATCGTTCTCCAACGGGCAGCCCTGAACATTGGCCAACTCAAAGACAGCATGATTTCTCTGTTGAAGACGCGGCAGCAAGAATTGGAGGGGATGGTTTCTGAACTTCAATCTGCTAAACATGAAGCAGAGGCCGCTAATCAGGCTAAAAGCCAATTTCTAGCCAATATGAGCCATGAAATTCGCACGCCCATGAATGCAGTTATTGGTATGACTGGATTACTTCTAAATACTCCCCTAGAAGCCCAACAACAGGATTTTGTCGAGACCATCCGCAGTAGCGGCGATGCTTTGCTCACTCTGATCAACGATATTTTAGATTTCTCCAAAATTGAGGCAGGGAAGCTAGATCTCGAACAGCAACCCTTTGAAATCAGGACCTGTATAGAAGAAGCCTTGCTGATCGTGGCCTCCAAAGCCTCTGAGAAAAATCTGGAGCTGGCTTATCTGATTAATCCCCCCACACCCACCGCCATTCTGGGAGACATTACTCGCTTACGCCAGGTTTTAGTCAATCTACTCAACAATGCACTTAAATTCACAGGGGAAGGAGAAGTCGTTGTCTATGTATCTTCAAAACCCATTGAATCTAAGGACTTAGATGCTGAATCCGATCTAGAGGTGATCGCCGAAGCCACCCCCTATGAGATCCAATTTGATGTCAAAGACACTGGCATTGGCATTCCACCAGATAAGTTAGAGCGTTTGTTTAAATCTTTTTCTCAAGTTGATGCTTCCACCACCCGTAAGTTCGGGGGCACTGGCCTTGGCTTAGCCATTAGCAAGCAGCTCAGCGAACTAATGGGCGGCAAAATATGGGTCAGTAGCGAGGTGAGTGTTGGGTCAACCTTTTCCTTCACCATTACAGCGTCTGAAATTCCAAACTATGTCAGCCCCAAAGCAGCATCAGATGTCCAATTAGCGGGCAAACAACTCTTAATTGTGGATGACAATGCCACCAATCGAGAGATCTTATCCCTACAAGCCCAATCTTGGGGAATGCTAACCTGTGCAGTTAAATCAGGCATCAAAGCCCTAGAGTGGCTACAACGAGGGGTGAATTTTGATCTTGCAGTCCTGGATATGCAAATGCCGGAGATGGACGGGGTAACCTTAGCCGAGAAAATTCGGGCAGAGCCCAACGGTAAAACATTACCCCTGGTAGTCTTAAGTTCCCTAGGGCAAGATGACATCCGCGCTCGGGCTGGGGATATTAATTTTTCGGCCATTTTAAACAAACCTGTTCAGCAAGCCCAACTTCAAAGCGTCCTTGCTCAAGTGTTGGGTAACCCCCTCATTAAAGTGGAGCAGGCCCCTGACGTTCAAGAAAACCCCACTAACTTAGGTGATCAACATCCCTTACGCATTCTTTTAGCCGAGGATATGGTGGTCAACCAAAAAGTGGCCCTGTTGACCTTAAAACAATTGGGGTACCGAGCAGACGTTGCTAACAACGGCCTGGAAGTCATTGAAGCCTTAGAACGGCAAGCCTATGATGTTGTCCTGATGGATGTACAAATGCCAGAGATGGATGGTCTTACCGCAACCCGAGAAGTTTGCCAACGCTGGTCTCCTGAAGATCGTCCTCACATTATTGCGATGACCGCCAATGCGATGCAGGGGGATCGAGAAATGTGTCTGGATGCAGGGATGGACGCTTACATCACTAAACCCGTCCGTATCCATGAACTCAGAGACGTCCTCAGCCGCTGTCAACCGATGGAAGAGCCTGAAGTTGAGGAAACCACTCCTCCGATTCCTGTTTTACAATCCCAGCCCGTCAGCCTCAATAAACCTACACAAACCCATTTTCCACAGTCTCAGGAAAGCCCTCAACCTGTTGCTGTTTTAGTGGGGAGTACAGCCTCCCAACCAGTCCAGGGGGCAGAGCCGATTCCCCAGTTAGAAGAAAATCTATCCGTCACTATTCTTCCAAGCTCCTCCATCCCTCCCAGCCCCGAGACTCGATCACCTCATTCTTCTCAAGAAACCACTGTAATCATGGAACAATCAACGATGGCCGAAACCTCAATGGATCCAAGCATTATTGACCCCACAGCCTTGGAAAGTTTCCGTCAGCTCGCTGGGGAACATGCCTCTTTACTCATTGCTGATTTGTTAAATACTTATCTGGAAGATGCACCGGGTCGCGTCGAAAAGATGCATCAGGCCGTTAAAGATGCCGATCCAGATGGGTTAAGTGATGCAGCCCATGCCCTAAAATCGGCCAGTGCCAACCTGGGCGCTAAACAACTGGCTAGTCTCTGTTCTGAGGCAGAAGCTCTGGGTCGTTCAGACTCTACGGAAGGATCCGCAGACATTGTCTCTCAGATTTCTCAGGCCTATGAGACGGTTCGCATTGCCTTTGAAGCAGAAATGGCAGCCTGCAGTGTTTAGGAATGTCTTATTAGGGGGAACCCCGGTTTTAACTAGGTAACGCTTATGTTATGGCTACTTGTCTGTTCAGCACTGGTCTTTGTCATGCAACCCGGGTTTATGTGCCTGGAGTCTGGACTCACCCGTTCCAAAAATAATATCAACGTTGCCATTAAAAATTTTGCAGACTTTAGTCTATCTACCATTATTTTCTGGTTTTTTGGCTATGGCTTGATGTTTGGAGCATCCATCAACACCATCATCGGCACCGATCAATTTCTAGCTTCTCCTGGAACTAACTCCGCCCTAGCCGCGTTTATCGTATTTCAAACCATGTTTTGCAGCACTGCAGCCACCATCGTTTCAGGCGCTGTGGCGGAGCGTACCAAGTTTGGAGGGTATCTAGTGATCACAGCCTTTATGGCTAGTGTGGTCTATCCCGTCTTTGGGCATTGGATTTGGAATGGAATCGAAGCGGGGCAAATGAATGGCTGGTTGGGGCGCATGGGGTTTGTTGATTTTGCCGGTTCAACGGTCGTCCACAGTGTTGGTGGATGGGTTGCCCTGGCCGCCATTTTGATTATTGGCCCAAGACAAGGGAGATTTTCCAAAACAGATGCCCCCAAGGAGATTTTGGGATCCAGCTTGCCCCTATCCGTCTTAGGTGCGTTACTGCTGTGGATGGGGTGGCTCGGCTTTAATGGTGGGAGTGGTCTAGAATTCAGCGATCGTGTTCCCATTATTTTACTGAATACCGTTCTCGGGGGTGCTGCCGGAACTCTAACATCGGGGGCTCTTGGGTGGTGGCGAACCAAGATTCCCAAGATTGAGCTTATGATCAATGGATCCCTGGCCGGGCTAGTGTCCGTGACCGCCAGTTGCCATGTCATCAACCCACCCCTAGCCATCATCATCGGAGCCATCGGGGGAGCCGTGATGATGGTTGTCAAATTTTGGATGACGAAACTACACATTGATGATGCAGTCGATGCTGTTCCAGTACATCTAGGAGGCGGCATTTGGGGCACCTTGGCCGTTGGGCTCTACGGTCGCCCTGATTTGCTTGAGACTGGCCTCAATCGGGGGAGCCAAATTGGCATTCAGCTTCTGGGGATAGCTGTTTGCGGGGCTTGGGCATTCGGTTTAAGTTGGCTGCTGTTAAATGGGGTGAATCGACTGATGCCTTTGCGGGTATTAGCTGAAGATGAGCAGATGGGGCTTAACTTTGCCGAGCACCATGCCAAATCTGAGGTTCTGGATTTGTTTGAGGTGATGGATCAGCAAGCCGAAGATCTGGACTTAAGCTTGCGGGCTCCCGTTGAACCCTTTACTGAGGTCGGTCGTATTGCGACTCGCTATAACCAAGTCATTGATGCTTTAGAAAAGTCTAACCAGGAATTGTTAGATACGAAGGCAACCCTGGAGCAGCAGGTGGAAGCACGGACAGCAAAACTGGTCGAGGCCAATCAGGAATTGCAGCAGCTTGCCCACTTTAAAGCGGATTACTCTCGAACTCTGGAAGCCGAGGTTGAAGCCAAAACCCACAAGTTAAGACAAGAAATTGAAGAGCGGCAAGAAGCAGAGATTGCTCTAGCTCAGCAAGTAAAGCGAGCACAGCTTTTAGAAAAAATCACCCAGGCCATTCGTCAAAGCCTGGATACTCAGATAATTTTTCAGACTGCCGCAGACCAAATGGGTCAAGTTTTTCAAGTAAGTCGTTGCCACTTACACAGTTATACGGAAGATGGCGACTATATTCCCGTAGTGGCTGAATATACCGCCCCTGGCATTCATTCAATGCTGGGAATCGAGATGCCTGTGGCAGATAATCCCCATGCCCAGCAGATTCTCACCCAAGATCAAGCCGTTACAACTCCAAATATCTACACCGATCGATTACTAGAAACCCTGATTCTGGATCCTCAGCCCGTGACCTTGAAGTCAATGTTAGGGGTCCGCACGTCCTATCAAGGAAAACCCAATGGCGCAATTATCCTTCAGCATTGCGATCGCAGATTGTCTCGTGAAGATTACCTGGCTCAACCCGAGGCCTATACAGACTGTTTTAGAGCCTGGTCCACAGCAGAAATCGACTTATTAGAAGCGGTTGCAGACCAAATCGGCATTGCTCTAGCCCAAGCAAAACTGTTGGAACAGGAACATGCCCAGCGAACCGAGCTACAACAACAAATTATTGAGCGCCAACAAGCAGATGCCGCCTTAAAGGAAAGCGAGGAACGGTTTCAATTGGCGGTCAAGGGATCGGGAGACGTCCTATGGGATTGGAATATCGTCAACAAAGCCTTTTATCTGTCCCCCCGGTTTGGTCAATTATTGGGGTATGAAGATGGAGAATTGCCATGCAATTTAGAAACCTGGAAAGCCCATATTTATCCCGATGATCAAGAGATGGTCTCCTTGGCCCTCAAACATCACTTAGAACATTTGGTCCCCTATGAAGTAGAGTACCGTCTGAAATCGAAAGCAGGCTATTACCTATGGGTTTCCGGCCGTGGTCAGGCCATCTGGGACATTGAAGGCAAGCCCACCCGTATGGCAGGCTCTATTCGCAATATTACAGAAACCAAAGCGGCCACGGAAGCCCTTAAACAGCAAATGCGTCGGGCTGAATTGGTAGAGGAAATCACCCGTAAGATTCGTAAGAACTTAGACCGTCAACAAATTTTTAAAGCCACGGTTCAAGAAATTGGCAAAACCTTTCAGGTCAGTCGATGCCATCTCCATACCTACGTTACCGCTCCTAAACCCCATCTGCCCATCGTTGCAGAATACCTGACCGGAGAGGTGCCGTCTATGCTCGGCACCGACATCCAGTTGGAAAATAATCCCCATGCCCGCAAGGTTCTCCGCCATGACCGGGCCGTTTCCTCCACTAATGCCTTAGAGGACCCCCTAATTCAGCCCGTTTCAGATATTTGTGAACAAGGCCAAATTCAGTCCATGTTAGCGATTCGCACGTCCTATCAGCGCAAAGCCAATGGGGTGATAGTGCTACAGCAATGCGATCGCAAACGGGATTGGACCCAAGCCGAAACTGAACTCATCGAAGCTGTTGCTGGACAAGTCGGCATCGCCCTAGCCCATGGTCATCTCCTGGAACAGGAACAACAGCAGCGCCAAACACTGACTCAGAACAATACAGCCCTGAAACAAGCTCGAAAAGATGCTGATGCAGCCAACGTTGCTAAGAGTGAATTTCTAGCTACTATGAGCCACGAAATTCGCACCCCCATGAATGCGGTCATTGGTATGACGGGGCTGTTGCTGAATACCACTTTAGATAATCAACAACGGGATTTCGTTGAAACCATTCGAAGCAGTGGGGATGCGCTGTTAACCCTGATCAACGACATCCTCGACTTTTCCAAGATTGAAGCGGGTAAGTTGGAATTTGAAGAACAACCCTTTAGCCTACGGGCCTGCATTGAAGAATCCCTGCGTCTCGTTGCGCCAAGAGCCATTGATAAACAGCTCGAACTCGCTTACTTATTCGATCCCTCAACCCCCAATCACATCGTGGGAGATGTCACTCGTCTCCGCCAAATCTTAGTGAACCTCCTCACCAACGGTGTCAAGTTTACCGAGCAAGGGGAAGTCGTAATTTATGTGCAGGACATCACAGATACAGACATCGCCCAACCTGAGACAACCCCCCAGCGGAAAAATTTTACCGATATTCAAAATCAACGCCGTTTGGTTCAATTTGAAGTCAGAGACTCAGGCATTGGCATTCCGGCCGATCGCATGGATCGATTGTTCAAATCTTTTAGCCAAGTAGATGCCTCAACCACCAAAAAATATGGTGGCACCGGCCTAGGCTTAGCCATCTGTCGCTCCCTCTCTCAAATGATGGGAGGCAGAATCTGGGTCGAGAGCAAAGCCGGGGTCGGGTCAAGCTTTTTCTTTACCATTGCGGTGCCAGTGGCCCCTGAGGGAGAAAATACCCTCGATCAATCTCAACAGCTTCTCGATGGGAAGCAGCTCCTGGTGGTGGATGACAATCCCACAAATCGCAGAATTTTAACCCTACAAGCCCAAACCTGGGGCATGGGGATTCAAACGGTGAGCGGGGGAGCCGAAGCCCTAGCTCTCCTAGAAAGTGATTCCAAGTTTGATCTGGCGATTTTGGATATGCAAATGCCAGAAATGGATGGTGTCGAATTGGCGAGACATATCCGCCAACTCGATCAGAGGAAACACCTTCCCCTCGTCATGCTCAGTTCCTTGGGACAAGACGAAATTATCAAACATAAACAAGAAATTCAATTTTCTGCCATTCTCAATAAGCCCATCCAGCAATCCTACTTGTACGACGCCTTAGCAGAAATTTTTGAAGGTCAGCGCGTTCAAGTTAAACCCACTGTACCTTCTCCGGCGAATACCGAAGAACAGGGTGATCCGTCTCTGCAAATCCTGTTAGCTGAAGATATTGTCGTCAATCAAAAAGTGGCGCTACTGATTCTCAAACAGTTGGGTTACCGAGCAGATGTAGCCAATAATGGCGAAGAAGTCCTAGAAGCTCTGCATCGCCAATCCTACGATGTCGTGTTAATGGACGTGCAAATGCCAGAGATGGACGGTCTGACAGCAGCCAGGCACATCAAAGAACAGTGGCAGGAAGAGGATCAGCCCTATATTATTGCGTTAACTGCCAATGCCATGCAGGGTGACCGGGAAATGTGCATGGCTGCAGGAATGCACGACTATGTCAGTAAACCCATTCGTGTGGATGAGTTAAAGTCTGCTTTCGAACGGTACTTCGCTCAGGCTAAACAACCCCAGGTTATCTTTTAAGAAAATCCTTGTATACGCCTCGACAACAACTATCAAATTGTATGATCAACTATTCTTCAGCCAGTTTCTGCAGATAGAGTCGCATAAGTTGGAATCGGACAGAGATAGTTATTCTCAGCCGCCGACTTACACTTAACGACGTTGAGCGTCTGATTTTATCCTTTAAGATTTTTTTATCCAGTAAGTCAAGATACAGAAACAATTCATCATTCCATAAAATTTCTATAGCTTCTGAAACGCTGCTAAAAGTGGATGAAATAATGAGGGACAGCAGAGATGAAGAGTTAAACGTATTGTGGGAAATGCCTTTCGTTACTGGCAATGGGTGAGGATTGACGCAACGGGTCAAAAAAAAGTGGAAGTCGTAATGCCGGCTAAACAATTTTTGCGAACACAGTTGTCAATAGCAGAGGATCAGTCATCCCTTTCTGACGATCAGTTACAGCAACGTTTATTTCAACTTTGGCTTCATCCTGAAGAAGCAAAAACCAGTGATCAGGAGCTGGCAGGACTATGTTTGAAGTGCTTTATTTCTAATGTGATTGCTCAAGTTTGTGGACAACTTTGTGCTCAGTTTGGCCAAGATCATGGCTTTACGACTAAGGATCTCTACTCTTTTGTGCTTGATCATGGCCCCTTAAACCTCCAGAATGAACCTCAAATCCGAAGTTCATATCAGTCTCTAATTGAAAAGATATTATCTTCTTTCGATATTAAACAAGGAGGCCTATCAACTTGGACAGCTCAGTTAGTTCGCCGAGACCGTAGCCTCAACACTTTTCTGCTAGAACATGGCGTTTATCTCATAAGTGATTGGGCAATTCTTAACGACACTACTCCTCAACAGATATCCCGAATATTAGGAGAGTTTCACTCCCTCACATCTCATGAAATCGAACACAACATAAACTTACTGAACAGATATCATTCTGTATATCGACGCGATCGCATTCGTCAGCGCCAAGCGGGAAAAACAGGTCGATGTCAGGAACCCTCTCCTTCTCAGCTACAGCAAATTGCCCAATTCAGAATCATCAACTCTGACCCAGTTGAACCCCAGAAGGTTCTAAGTCAATTACAGAATTTGGCTAGATTGCTGCGTGAATATCGAATTTATGCCCGAGGTGGGCCAGCACCAACCCAATCCCTGGACCAGCTGCATCCGACCACTGGACAGGTAATGCAGATTGCTACCCCCCATTCAGATGAAGAACCAGACTCTCAAACACAATTTCTACAGCAGTACCGACAGCAATTCCAACAGAGTTTAGACAAGACCATAGAGGGCGTTTTGGCAGATAAGCTCAAGAGATTCCAAACTCAAAAATCTAATAAATCTCATCAGTACCTAACGGCTTTATTTTTGTTTCATTGCCAAGGGTTGGCGATGAGCGATATTGCACCTCACGTTGGTCTGAAAGCCCAATATCAGGTCACCCGATTACTTCAGCTCAAAGACCTAAGAGCAGATATTCGCCATCAAATCTTACTCGACCTGCGGGAGCGGGTTTGGCAAGCCGCTCAACCATTCGCCGATCCTAATCGACTATACATTTTGAATAAACAGCTCGATTCCCTTCTGACTGAACAAGTCGATGGAGTGATGCAGGCTGCTGCCGCTGAAGCCAGTGTTCCTCGGAATCGGCCCGTGAGCAGCCTATATGCCCAGCGACTCTGTGATTATCTGGATAGGACGCTCTGAATCATGACTATTGTTCCCACTCCCCCAGACCTGGCAGCAGACTTCACCGCCCTGCCCATTACGGCGATCACACTGTCTGAAATGCAGATTTCAGAAGTTATTCAGCAAAGCGAATCGCTGCCAGAAGCCTGGCAATGGCGAGGTTACCTCCATGGATTAGCGCTCACAGCTTTGGAATCGTGGTTGGCGGAGCGGAGCTATCTAGGGGTAAGGGTTCGTCCCTTTTTAGATCCCACGTACCTACCCTTTTGCGATGCCAGCTATCTACAGGTTGGGGAATGGCGAGTAGCGGTTTTAGTCTCCGGCTTAACCGATGCAGAAGTGGCAATCCCCAGAGCAGCACTTGAAGTTGCAGGATTTGTTCCTCACTGCTTTGTGAAAGTGGAAGTCCTAGAAGAACTAGCACAGGTAGAGATTCAGGGGGGATTGAGATGGGATGATGCTGTTCAACTATTACCATCTTTAATCCCACAACCAGACTGGACCTATGCACTTTCACCTCAAGCATTTGTGCCTGCCAATGAGTTACTCCTGTGGCTGCGTTGTTTAGAGACTGTCCCTCAGCTAGAACTGCAATCTCATATATCTACGACTCTCACTGAATCTCTCTTAATTGAGAAACTCGATCATGTTCGTTCAGGAGCCGAATTTTGGCAATCGTTCACTTGGCATGAAGCTGCTTCCATTCTGAGTAATGCAGAATGTCTAAGCCGGTGTAGTGAGTATTGGCAGCATGAGCCAACCCAGGATTCAATTGATTCAGTCACTGAGCCAGAACGGGCGATAGATGTTGGGGCATGGCTTCAACAG
The genomic region above belongs to Acaryochloris sp. CCMEE 5410 and contains:
- a CDS encoding DUF1822 family protein — translated: MTIVPTPPDLAADFTALPITAITLSEMQISEVIQQSESLPEAWQWRGYLHGLALTALESWLAERSYLGVRVRPFLDPTYLPFCDASYLQVGEWRVAVLVSGLTDAEVAIPRAALEVAGFVPHCFVKVEVLEELAQVEIQGGLRWDDAVQLLPSLIPQPDWTYALSPQAFVPANELLLWLRCLETVPQLELQSHISTTLTESLLIEKLDHVRSGAEFWQSFTWHEAASILSNAECLSRCSEYWQHEPTQDSIDSVTEPERAIDVGAWLQQRLDDAARQFSWILMPPLATALRSTDPVIVAVIGELQRQGMDIPTSAGGAYRDLTLGLSQLRLYSIVWPVEPNLSNTEWTLLVVVGAKPETTLEQTVKLLVSDTEKVLADPMLTPTEEDICIYAQVVGEFEEQFWVTLSAADSRSPAATLRLSPFKFASNKNS